Proteins from a genomic interval of Halopseudomonas litoralis:
- a CDS encoding SOS response-associated peptidase, which produces MSGRLAQFSAPLAEMPEDWTPNWNVCPGNRLLILRKLDKQLECSQVLWNLTPGWLRDLSRAPFSAQAEFLHDKPMFREPLVQRRCLIPVDGFYVWQQQGQRKQPWYLRQQNGGVALAGLWDRYALDDGTYWDSCALITAPAKGLPARLGARMPVTLNRAEQAIWLADATAPSALQPLLLNADSQVQLMYPVNPAVSSPATQGPHCCNPTGHAVRLD; this is translated from the coding sequence GTGAGCGGCCGCCTCGCCCAGTTCAGCGCGCCGCTGGCAGAGATGCCGGAAGACTGGACGCCCAACTGGAATGTCTGCCCCGGTAACCGACTGCTGATCCTGCGCAAGCTGGACAAGCAACTCGAATGCAGTCAGGTGCTGTGGAACCTGACACCAGGCTGGCTGCGCGATCTCAGCCGCGCGCCCTTCTCGGCACAGGCCGAATTCCTGCATGACAAGCCCATGTTCCGCGAACCGCTGGTGCAACGGCGCTGCCTGATTCCGGTGGACGGTTTCTATGTCTGGCAGCAGCAGGGCCAGCGCAAGCAGCCCTGGTATCTGAGGCAGCAGAATGGCGGCGTCGCACTGGCCGGACTATGGGATCGCTACGCCTTGGATGATGGCACCTACTGGGACAGCTGCGCGCTGATCACTGCCCCCGCCAAGGGCCTCCCGGCACGCCTGGGCGCACGCATGCCCGTCACTCTGAACAGAGCCGAACAGGCCATCTGGCTGGCTGATGCCACCGCGCCCAGCGCCCTGCAACCGCTGCTGCTGAATGCCGACTCCCAGGTACAGTTGATGTATCCGGTCAACCCGGCAGTCAGCAGCCCTGCCACCCAGGGCCCGCATTGCTGCAACCCGACAGGGCACGCCGTCAGGCTCGATTAA
- a CDS encoding CPXCG motif-containing cysteine-rich protein — MPLLDECTRNCPHCGEPIRLLVDLSGGSQSYVEDCSVCCQPILIHLWVDADLDSYQLDLRREDDPL; from the coding sequence ATGCCATTGTTGGATGAATGCACCCGCAATTGCCCGCATTGTGGCGAGCCGATCAGGCTGCTGGTCGACCTCAGTGGCGGCTCGCAAAGCTATGTAGAAGACTGCTCGGTATGTTGCCAACCGATATTGATTCACTTATGGGTCGATGCTGATCTGGATAGCTACCAACTGGACCTGCGCCGCGAGGACGACCCGCTGTGA
- a CDS encoding 1-acyl-sn-glycerol-3-phosphate acyltransferase yields the protein MGEFDAIRPYGDVEVSEVLQRLLRDEELLRMLAGYRFPRLSRWLPGVASTMIAAGLRREVRAIDTVDALQHRLEPWLDKVIERSALTVTYSGLEHLSKTQPHLFLANHRDIAMDPAFVNYALYHGGHPTPRIAIGDNLLQRPFVSDLMRLNKCFIVHRSVAGRREKLAVYQTLSAYINHSILSGHSVWIAQAEGRAKDGCDRTDTAIIKMLCMSRKGETFADVVRSLNIVPVSIAYEWDPCDQMKARELEQRERTGDYSKQPGEDDRSIAMGLTGYKGRVHIAFGKPLTGEHLDARSVAAEADRQILGLYRLYPSNYLAMEQLLSEQPEVDISGWRNQFEASMLAAEETRFAERLAACPPDQRVWWLRQYANPVASRQLVSEQAGSERQQ from the coding sequence ATGGGCGAGTTTGATGCCATCCGGCCCTATGGAGATGTTGAGGTATCTGAGGTTCTGCAGCGCTTGCTGCGGGACGAGGAATTGCTGCGGATGCTGGCCGGTTATCGCTTTCCACGGCTCAGCCGCTGGCTGCCGGGGGTGGCGTCGACAATGATCGCAGCCGGATTGCGCCGCGAGGTGCGGGCTATCGATACCGTCGATGCACTGCAGCATCGCCTCGAACCCTGGCTGGACAAGGTGATCGAGCGCAGTGCGCTGACCGTTACCTACAGCGGGCTGGAGCACCTCAGCAAGACCCAGCCGCATCTGTTTCTGGCCAATCATCGGGATATCGCCATGGATCCGGCGTTCGTCAACTACGCGCTGTATCACGGTGGGCATCCCACGCCGCGCATTGCGATCGGTGACAACCTGCTGCAGCGACCGTTCGTCAGCGACCTGATGCGCCTGAACAAGTGTTTTATCGTGCATCGTTCGGTTGCTGGTCGGCGGGAGAAACTCGCGGTCTATCAAACTCTCTCCGCCTACATCAATCACTCGATTCTGAGCGGGCATTCGGTGTGGATCGCCCAGGCCGAAGGCCGGGCCAAGGACGGCTGTGACCGCACCGACACGGCGATCATCAAGATGCTGTGCATGAGCCGCAAGGGCGAAACCTTTGCCGATGTGGTGCGCTCGTTGAATATCGTCCCGGTATCCATCGCCTATGAATGGGACCCCTGTGACCAGATGAAAGCACGGGAATTGGAGCAGCGGGAGCGTACCGGTGATTACAGCAAACAGCCGGGGGAGGACGACCGCTCCATTGCCATGGGCCTGACCGGTTACAAGGGGCGGGTGCATATCGCCTTCGGCAAGCCCCTGACCGGCGAACATCTAGACGCCAGAAGTGTGGCGGCGGAGGCGGATCGGCAGATCCTTGGGCTGTATCGCCTTTATCCGAGTAATTACCTGGCGATGGAGCAATTGTTGTCGGAGCAGCCGGAGGTCGATATCAGCGGCTGGCGCAACCAGTTCGAAGCATCCATGCTGGCAGCGGAAGAGACGCGGTTTGCCGAACGTCTGGCAGCCTGCCCGCCAGATCAGCGGGTTTGGTGGCTACGCCAATATGCCAACCCGGTAGCCAGCCGGCAGTTGGTGTCAGAACAGGCGGGCAGCGAGCGTCAGCAATAA
- a CDS encoding outer membrane lipoprotein — MLKSCLLGAMLVLGGCASGLTGETYSRDEARAPQTVRMGTVESVRLVQIEGTKTNIGTGAGAVVGGVAGSSIGGGRGSIITGVLGAVAGGMAGAAAEEGITRNQGIEITVREDGGQTRAYVQEVDPNMSFAPGERVRVLTVNGTSRVSK, encoded by the coding sequence ATTCTCAAAAGCTGCCTGCTTGGTGCAATGCTGGTGTTAGGCGGCTGTGCTTCCGGGTTGACCGGCGAGACCTACAGTCGGGACGAGGCGCGCGCGCCGCAGACCGTACGCATGGGTACCGTTGAATCGGTGCGGCTGGTACAGATCGAGGGCACCAAAACCAACATCGGCACCGGCGCTGGTGCGGTGGTCGGCGGTGTGGCCGGCAGCTCTATCGGCGGTGGACGCGGCAGCATCATTACCGGTGTGCTGGGTGCGGTAGCAGGCGGCATGGCCGGTGCAGCCGCCGAAGAAGGCATCACTCGCAATCAGGGTATCGAGATTACCGTACGCGAGGATGGCGGCCAGACGCGGGCCTACGTACAGGAAGTTGATCCGAACATGTCTTTTGCCCCCGGCGAGAGAGTCAGAGTGCTGACGGTCAACGGAACATCCCGGGTCAGCAAATAG
- a CDS encoding monovalent cation/H+ antiporter subunit A, whose product MTLALIVLLPLICVFLPLLADRKGRSLCALATMLAPVLGLVLLWSQAPTVFDGGVVVQSWSWIERLGLNISFRLDGLSFLFALLILGIGILVIIYARYYLSKNDPMGRFFSFLLLFMAAMLGVVLSENLLLMMFFWELTSLSSFLLIGYWSHSSDARKGARMALVITGGGGLALLAGVLLLGQVVGSYELSVVLASGDGIREHALYPVILVLVLLGVFTKSAQFPFHFWLPHAMAAPTPVSAYLHSATMVKAGVFLLARLYPALSDTDLWFFLVSVTGMATLLLGACTALFQHDLKGLLAYSTISHLGLITLLFGLDTQLAAVAAVFHIINHATFKASLFMAAGIIDHETGTRDMRRINGLWKYMPHTATLAMVAASAMAGVPLLNGFLSKEMFFTETLQQHQFGNYSWIVPLVAVLAGLFSVAYSLRFIHDVFFNGKPVNLPKFPPHEPSRYMKIPVEILVGLCLLVGLLPGFTVAALLAVAASATLGGDLPEYSLAIWHGFNLPLAMSFVALMLGVMIYFGRRQLLGWYVHLPQLDAKNTFERFIQRLVNLAAGFILRIEAVSLQRYLLWMLLSALLVSGYWLLQLPSLRGTVPMTQVDGATLTCALLLMAAAAATAIWHRRRLVSLVMLSVVGLFVALAFARFSAPDLALTQLSVESVTIILMMLALFFLPRTTPVESSTWGRGRDLLIAGLTGALVTVLCLAVLTRPYDSIAGFFLANSLTGGGGTNVVNVILVDFRGFDTMGEITVLAIAGAAIYALIKGLRLSRPVTDTAERVWAQDTHPFMLVNLSRLILPLALMVSMYIFLRGHNLPGGGFIAGLITAVALILQYIASGNAWTRARWGIDYHHLAGAGVVIAGLTGVGSWLFGYPFLTSAFDHFAIPLVGEIELATAMLFDLGVYLTVVGATLLILSNLGKLSITAVREPQ is encoded by the coding sequence ATGACCTTGGCACTGATTGTCTTACTGCCTTTGATATGTGTTTTCCTGCCTCTGTTGGCGGATAGAAAAGGCCGTTCCCTGTGTGCCTTGGCGACCATGCTGGCCCCGGTACTGGGGTTGGTTCTGCTGTGGAGCCAAGCCCCCACTGTGTTCGACGGTGGGGTGGTGGTGCAAAGCTGGTCGTGGATTGAACGGCTCGGGCTGAACATCAGTTTTCGACTGGATGGCCTCAGCTTTCTGTTTGCCCTGCTGATTCTCGGTATCGGCATTCTGGTTATCATCTACGCCCGCTATTATTTGTCGAAGAACGATCCAATGGGCCGCTTCTTCTCCTTCCTGTTGTTGTTCATGGCTGCCATGCTGGGTGTGGTGCTGTCGGAAAACCTTTTGCTGATGATGTTCTTCTGGGAGCTGACCAGTCTGTCGTCCTTCCTGCTGATCGGCTATTGGTCGCACTCCTCGGACGCGCGCAAAGGTGCGCGTATGGCTCTGGTGATCACCGGTGGCGGCGGCCTGGCATTGCTGGCGGGGGTTCTGCTGCTGGGTCAGGTGGTCGGCAGTTACGAACTCAGCGTGGTGCTCGCCTCGGGCGATGGGATTCGCGAACATGCCCTGTATCCGGTGATTCTGGTATTGGTGCTGCTGGGTGTGTTCACCAAATCCGCGCAATTTCCATTCCATTTCTGGCTGCCCCATGCCATGGCGGCGCCAACGCCGGTATCGGCGTATCTGCATTCGGCAACCATGGTCAAGGCCGGGGTATTTCTGCTGGCGCGGCTGTATCCGGCGCTGTCAGATACCGATCTGTGGTTCTTTCTGGTCAGTGTCACGGGCATGGCCACCTTGCTGTTGGGCGCCTGCACCGCGCTGTTCCAGCATGACCTCAAGGGGCTGCTGGCCTATTCGACCATCAGTCATCTGGGCCTGATTACCCTGTTATTCGGGTTGGATACGCAACTGGCTGCGGTCGCCGCCGTGTTCCACATCATCAATCACGCGACGTTCAAGGCCTCGCTGTTCATGGCCGCGGGGATCATTGATCACGAGACCGGTACCCGGGACATGCGCCGGATCAATGGCTTGTGGAAATACATGCCGCATACTGCAACGCTGGCGATGGTGGCGGCATCTGCGATGGCCGGTGTTCCACTGCTCAATGGCTTCCTCAGCAAGGAAATGTTCTTTACCGAGACACTTCAACAACACCAGTTCGGTAACTACAGTTGGATAGTGCCCCTGGTTGCGGTGTTGGCCGGCCTGTTTTCGGTGGCCTATTCGCTGCGTTTCATTCATGACGTGTTTTTCAACGGCAAACCGGTGAACCTGCCGAAATTTCCACCGCATGAGCCGAGCCGCTACATGAAGATTCCGGTGGAGATCCTGGTCGGGCTGTGTCTGCTGGTGGGCTTGCTGCCGGGCTTTACAGTGGCTGCGCTGCTGGCGGTAGCCGCCAGTGCGACCTTGGGTGGAGATCTGCCGGAATACAGTCTCGCCATCTGGCACGGCTTCAATCTGCCGTTAGCCATGAGTTTTGTGGCATTGATGCTGGGTGTGATGATCTACTTTGGTCGACGTCAACTATTGGGTTGGTACGTGCATCTGCCACAGCTGGATGCGAAGAATACCTTCGAGCGCTTTATCCAGCGTCTGGTAAACCTGGCTGCGGGGTTTATCCTGCGTATCGAGGCTGTGTCGCTGCAGCGCTATCTGCTGTGGATGCTGCTATCGGCACTCTTGGTGAGCGGCTATTGGCTGCTGCAGTTGCCGTCGCTGCGCGGCACGGTGCCGATGACGCAGGTGGACGGTGCTACGCTGACCTGCGCGCTGCTGCTGATGGCGGCGGCCGCCGCGACGGCGATCTGGCATCGGCGGCGGTTGGTTTCCCTGGTCATGCTCAGCGTGGTGGGGTTGTTTGTGGCGCTGGCCTTTGCCCGGTTCTCTGCACCGGATCTGGCGCTGACTCAGCTGTCCGTTGAGTCTGTCACCATCATTCTGATGATGTTGGCGCTATTTTTCCTACCACGTACCACGCCAGTGGAGTCATCGACATGGGGTCGTGGTCGCGATCTGCTGATTGCCGGACTGACTGGGGCTCTGGTGACCGTGCTATGTCTGGCGGTACTGACGCGCCCTTATGACAGTATTGCCGGCTTCTTCCTGGCCAACAGTCTGACCGGGGGCGGCGGCACCAATGTGGTGAACGTGATATTGGTGGATTTCCGTGGCTTCGATACCATGGGCGAGATCACGGTGCTGGCGATCGCAGGTGCGGCAATCTACGCGCTGATCAAGGGGCTACGCCTCAGCAGGCCGGTAACGGATACTGCCGAACGCGTCTGGGCGCAGGACACGCATCCCTTCATGCTGGTGAATCTCTCGCGGCTCATCCTGCCGCTGGCATTGATGGTGTCGATGTACATCTTCCTGCGTGGTCACAACCTGCCGGGTGGCGGTTTCATTGCCGGCCTGATTACAGCCGTGGCTCTGATTCTGCAATATATCGCCAGCGGCAATGCCTGGACTCGTGCACGCTGGGGCATCGATTACCATCATCTGGCGGGTGCCGGTGTTGTCATTGCAGGTCTTACCGGCGTGGGCAGTTGGCTGTTCGGCTATCCATTCCTGACCAGTGCCTTCGATCATTTTGCCATACCTCTGGTGGGTGAAATCGAACTGGCTACGGCGATGCTGTTCGATCTGGGGGTCTATCTGACCGTGGTTGGAGCTACCCTGTTGATCCTTTCCAATCTGGGCAAACTCTCAATCACTGCTGTCAGGGAGCCGCAATAA
- a CDS encoding Na+/H+ antiporter subunit C: MELLYALTLGVLTMSGVYLLLRARTFPVVVGLTLISYAVNLFLFAMGRLHTGKPAVLAEAAEYADPLPQALVLTAIVIGFAMTAFALVLALRGQGELESDHVDGRRKS; the protein is encoded by the coding sequence ATGGAGCTGCTGTATGCCCTCACGCTGGGTGTGTTGACCATGTCCGGAGTCTATCTGCTGTTACGGGCACGTACCTTTCCGGTGGTAGTGGGGCTGACCTTGATCAGTTATGCGGTCAACCTGTTCCTGTTTGCCATGGGCCGGTTGCATACCGGTAAGCCGGCGGTGCTGGCTGAAGCAGCTGAATATGCCGATCCGTTGCCGCAGGCGCTGGTGTTGACGGCGATCGTGATCGGCTTTGCCATGACCGCCTTTGCTCTGGTACTCGCGTTGCGCGGGCAGGGCGAGTTGGAAAGTGACCATGTCGATGGACGGAGAAAGTCTTGA
- a CDS encoding monovalent cation/H+ antiporter subunit D, producing the protein MGHLPILPILLPMFTGALLLLSGRRGEGFKRLLCLLATLLQIPLALMLMGQAGDGLQVYAAGNWMPPFGIVLVVDHLSALLLMVTAILATAAVIYAIRGDDHLGPNFHALFQFQLMGINGAFLTGDLFNLFVFFEILLIASYALLLHGNGSARVRSGIHYVLLNLFGSALFLIAVGTLYGVVGTLNMADLSQRIAQLSAEDAPLVGAAAMLLLVVFGLKAAVFPLYFWLPRAYAAATPPVAALFAIMTKVGIYSILRVYTQIFGETAGPLAYLAESWLWPVALLTLVLGTIGALAAGTLNGLVAYLLVVSVGTLLAGLSLGSHEALVGSLYYLVHSTWICGALFLLAGVISRCRGPRFVSRLVPGPALPKPMLLGGLFFVAAISVIGLPPLSGFLGKLLLLRSAGTGMEAAWLYPLLLGSGLIVIIAGSRAGSSLFWRTDPAASGGEPLDGIRVVSVILLLLCSPLLVVFADPMLDYLDATARQLLDPASYAQQVLNSQPTAGGGGH; encoded by the coding sequence ATGGGTCATTTGCCAATTCTGCCGATTCTTCTGCCCATGTTCACGGGTGCACTGTTGTTGCTGAGTGGTCGGCGCGGCGAAGGGTTCAAACGCCTGCTGTGCCTGTTGGCGACGTTGCTGCAGATCCCGCTCGCGCTCATGCTGATGGGGCAGGCAGGCGACGGGCTGCAGGTCTATGCTGCCGGTAACTGGATGCCGCCGTTCGGTATCGTGCTGGTGGTGGATCATTTGTCAGCACTGCTGCTGATGGTCACCGCAATACTGGCGACGGCGGCCGTAATCTACGCCATCCGCGGCGATGACCACCTTGGCCCGAACTTCCATGCGTTGTTCCAGTTCCAGTTGATGGGTATCAACGGTGCGTTCCTGACTGGAGATCTGTTCAACCTGTTCGTGTTCTTCGAGATTCTGCTCATCGCCTCCTATGCCTTGCTGCTGCATGGCAATGGATCGGCTCGCGTGCGTTCAGGGATCCACTACGTCCTGCTCAATCTGTTTGGCTCGGCGCTGTTTCTGATCGCGGTAGGCACTCTGTACGGTGTCGTCGGCACGCTGAACATGGCCGACCTGTCGCAGCGTATTGCGCAGCTGTCGGCAGAGGATGCGCCGCTGGTGGGCGCAGCAGCCATGTTGTTGCTGGTGGTCTTCGGCCTCAAAGCGGCGGTATTTCCCTTGTATTTCTGGCTGCCGAGAGCCTATGCCGCGGCCACGCCCCCGGTGGCTGCGCTGTTTGCCATCATGACCAAGGTCGGTATCTATTCGATTCTGCGGGTCTATACGCAGATCTTCGGCGAGACGGCCGGCCCACTGGCCTATCTGGCCGAATCCTGGTTATGGCCAGTAGCGCTGCTGACACTGGTGCTCGGGACTATCGGCGCGCTGGCAGCCGGTACCCTCAATGGTCTGGTCGCTTACCTGCTGGTGGTCTCGGTCGGCACCTTGCTGGCGGGACTCTCCCTGGGGAGTCATGAGGCTCTGGTAGGCAGTCTCTATTATCTGGTGCATTCCACCTGGATCTGCGGGGCCTTGTTCCTGCTTGCAGGTGTTATTTCCCGTTGCCGCGGCCCGCGCTTTGTCAGCCGCCTGGTTCCAGGGCCAGCCCTGCCAAAACCGATGCTGCTGGGTGGGCTGTTCTTTGTCGCGGCGATATCGGTGATCGGGCTGCCGCCGCTGTCCGGCTTCCTCGGTAAGCTGTTGCTGCTGCGTTCTGCTGGTACCGGTATGGAGGCGGCCTGGCTCTATCCACTGTTGCTGGGTAGTGGTCTGATCGTGATCATTGCCGGCAGTCGCGCCGGCAGCAGTCTGTTCTGGCGGACCGACCCAGCCGCCAGCGGCGGAGAGCCGCTGGATGGCATACGTGTGGTGTCGGTGATATTGCTGCTGTTGTGTTCACCGCTGCTGGTGGTGTTTGCGGATCCCATGCTCGACTATCTGGATGCCACAGCCAGGCAATTGCTGGACCCTGCCAGCTATGCCCAACAGGTTCTGAACAGCCAACCCACAGCTGGCGGAGGTGGACATTGA
- a CDS encoding Na+/H+ antiporter subunit E, giving the protein MTVKSWFPHPWLSLLLLVVWQLLMNGVSAGSLIMGAVLGLLIPILTHLFWPDPPRVHRPLVFMGFGFRVLSDILMANFEVAKLILGPSRRLQPAFVVYPLDLRHEFSISLLATTVSLTPGTVSADVSQDHRSLLIHGLDVPDERELINTIKQRYEKPLMEVFECSRT; this is encoded by the coding sequence ATGACCGTAAAATCCTGGTTCCCACACCCATGGCTCAGTCTGCTGTTGCTGGTGGTCTGGCAATTGCTGATGAATGGAGTGTCGGCAGGCTCATTGATCATGGGCGCAGTGCTTGGCCTGCTGATCCCCATTCTGACTCACCTGTTCTGGCCGGACCCGCCCAGAGTGCACCGGCCGCTGGTGTTTATGGGGTTTGGTTTTCGCGTGCTCAGCGATATTCTCATGGCCAATTTCGAGGTGGCCAAACTGATCCTCGGGCCCAGCCGTCGGTTGCAGCCAGCCTTCGTTGTCTATCCGCTTGATCTGCGCCACGAGTTCAGTATCAGCCTGTTGGCCACCACCGTCTCACTTACCCCGGGTACAGTGTCGGCGGATGTCAGCCAGGATCATCGCAGCCTGTTGATACATGGGTTGGATGTGCCTGATGAACGGGAGCTGATCAATACCATCAAACAGCGTTATGAGAAGCCGCTGATGGAGGTATTCGAATGCTCCAGAACGTAA
- a CDS encoding K+/H+ antiporter subunit F, whose protein sequence is MLQNVIIICLGMISVAMVLNLLRLFKGPDLPDRVLALDTLYINAIALIVLMGMLLRSSLYFEAALLIAVMGFVGTVAVAKYLLHGDIIE, encoded by the coding sequence ATGCTCCAGAACGTAATCATCATCTGTCTGGGCATGATATCGGTGGCGATGGTGCTCAATCTGCTGCGCCTGTTCAAAGGGCCGGACCTGCCCGACCGCGTACTGGCGCTGGACACCCTGTATATCAACGCCATTGCGCTGATCGTGCTGATGGGCATGTTGTTGCGATCCAGTCTGTATTTTGAGGCGGCATTACTGATCGCGGTCATGGGCTTTGTCGGAACGGTGGCAGTAGCCAAATATCTATTGCACGGCGATATCATCGAATAA
- a CDS encoding Na+/H+ antiporter subunit G — protein MESAIEWLVAALLLLGSLFALIGSFGLYKLPDFYMRLHGPTKATTLGVGSLVLASVLYFSAEGEVGLHELLITLFLFMTAPTSASMLAKAAMQVHVQRVERTKGQPWEQ, from the coding sequence ATGGAAAGCGCTATCGAATGGCTGGTGGCTGCCTTGTTGCTGCTTGGCAGTCTGTTTGCTCTGATTGGCTCATTCGGCCTGTACAAGTTGCCTGATTTCTACATGCGCCTGCATGGGCCGACCAAGGCGACTACCCTGGGTGTTGGCTCGCTGGTGCTGGCATCCGTGTTGTATTTCAGTGCGGAAGGGGAGGTCGGGTTGCACGAACTGCTGATCACGCTGTTTCTGTTCATGACGGCACCCACCAGCGCCAGCATGTTGGCCAAGGCAGCGATGCAGGTGCATGTTCAGCGGGTGGAGCGTACCAAGGGTCAGCCTTGGGAGCAGTAA
- a CDS encoding OmpA family protein — translation MNIIKTFALASLVFVTACSSKQESVQAPPAPSWAESRIVNITSIAEQQGYEVEREGEQIRLLIPVDGNFHPKRTLLLPSGLVPLSKIAQALKVDSASQLTVTGHSDSDGSHELNQKLSMERAQAVASVLRLGGIERQRMQLRAMADNQPRADNSTYTGRKLNRRVEIILTPYPTSIALAK, via the coding sequence ATGAATATCATAAAAACGTTCGCCCTTGCGTCTCTGGTTTTCGTCACCGCCTGTTCCTCCAAGCAGGAAAGCGTACAGGCTCCGCCGGCACCCTCCTGGGCCGAATCGCGCATAGTCAATATCACCAGCATTGCCGAACAGCAAGGTTACGAGGTTGAACGCGAAGGTGAGCAGATCCGTTTGCTGATTCCGGTGGATGGCAATTTTCATCCCAAGCGTACCCTGCTCCTGCCTTCCGGCCTGGTACCGCTGAGCAAGATTGCCCAGGCTCTCAAGGTCGACAGCGCCAGCCAGCTGACAGTCACCGGCCACAGCGACAGCGATGGCAGTCATGAGTTGAACCAGAAGCTGAGCATGGAGCGGGCGCAAGCGGTGGCCAGTGTGTTGCGACTCGGCGGCATCGAGCGCCAGCGCATGCAGTTGCGCGCCATGGCCGACAACCAGCCCCGTGCGGATAATTCCACGTACACCGGCCGCAAGCTGAACCGCCGGGTCGAAATCATCCTTACCCCCTACCCCACCAGCATCGCGCTGGCGAAGTAA
- a CDS encoding ABC transporter ATP-binding protein: protein MLSFTDVNTFYGKIQALHNVSLEVQQGEIVTLIGANGAGKTTLLMTLCGDPAPVSGSIRYQDDELAGMDTCDIMRRDIAIVPEGRRVFGRLTVEENLAMGAFFLERDQVQSQLEAALALFPRLKERYQQRAGTMSGGEQQMLAIGRALMSRPRLLLLDEPSLGLAPIIIQQIFEIIEELRRQGVTIFLVEQNANQALKLADRGYVMEHGRIIMQGSGEELLANPQVREAYLGA, encoded by the coding sequence ATGCTGTCCTTCACCGACGTCAATACTTTCTACGGCAAGATCCAGGCACTGCACAACGTCAGTCTGGAGGTGCAACAGGGTGAAATCGTCACTCTCATCGGCGCCAACGGCGCAGGCAAGACCACGCTGCTGATGACCCTCTGTGGCGATCCGGCCCCGGTCAGCGGCAGCATCCGCTATCAGGATGACGAACTGGCCGGTATGGACACCTGCGATATCATGCGCCGGGATATAGCCATAGTACCGGAGGGGCGACGCGTGTTCGGCCGGTTGACGGTGGAAGAGAATCTGGCCATGGGCGCCTTCTTTCTGGAGCGTGATCAGGTTCAATCACAACTGGAAGCCGCCCTGGCCTTGTTTCCGCGTCTTAAGGAGCGCTATCAGCAACGCGCCGGCACCATGTCCGGTGGCGAACAGCAGATGCTCGCCATTGGCCGGGCATTGATGAGCCGGCCCCGATTATTGCTGCTGGATGAACCTTCATTGGGACTGGCACCCATCATCATTCAGCAGATTTTCGAGATCATTGAAGAGCTGCGCCGTCAGGGTGTGACCATCTTTCTGGTCGAACAGAACGCCAACCAGGCGCTGAAACTGGCCGACCGCGGCTATGTGATGGAGCACGGCCGCATTATCATGCAGGGCAGCGGCGAGGAATTGCTGGCCAATCCCCAGGTACGCGAAGCGTATCTGGGGGCCTGA
- the livG gene encoding high-affinity branched-chain amino acid ABC transporter ATP-binding protein LivG, which yields MSAAPLLDVSGLCMRFGGLLAVDQVALQVEEGQIVSLIGPNGAGKTTVFNCLTGFYKPSAGSIRFHGEEVSGMPGFKLARMGMVRTFQHVRLFKQMSVVENLLVAQHHHMNTNMLAGLLKTPSFRRSEKEALDRAAQWLERTGLLEFANRTAGTLAYGQQRRLEIARCMVTQPRLLMLDEPAAGLNPRETVDLQALIAELRSEHGLTILLIEHDMKLVMGISDHVVVINQGCPLAAGTPEQVCRDPEVIKAYLGET from the coding sequence ATGAGCGCCGCCCCGTTACTGGATGTATCCGGCCTGTGCATGCGCTTCGGTGGTCTGCTGGCAGTGGATCAGGTAGCACTGCAGGTCGAGGAAGGCCAGATCGTCTCGCTGATCGGCCCCAATGGCGCCGGCAAGACCACCGTTTTCAACTGCCTGACCGGCTTCTACAAGCCGAGCGCCGGCAGCATCCGCTTTCATGGTGAAGAAGTCAGCGGCATGCCCGGCTTCAAACTGGCGCGCATGGGTATGGTGCGGACCTTCCAGCATGTGCGGCTGTTCAAGCAGATGAGCGTAGTGGAGAATCTGCTGGTAGCCCAACATCATCACATGAATACCAATATGCTCGCTGGCCTGCTGAAAACGCCGAGCTTTCGCCGCAGCGAAAAGGAAGCGCTGGACCGTGCCGCGCAATGGCTGGAGCGTACCGGTCTGCTGGAGTTTGCCAACCGTACCGCCGGCACCCTGGCCTACGGTCAACAGCGCCGCCTGGAAATCGCCCGCTGCATGGTCACTCAACCCCGGCTGCTGATGCTCGACGAGCCCGCCGCCGGCCTCAATCCACGGGAAACCGTCGACCTTCAGGCGTTGATCGCAGAGTTGCGCAGCGAGCATGGGCTGACCATTTTGCTGATCGAGCACGACATGAAACTGGTAATGGGTATTTCCGATCATGTGGTGGTGATCAATCAGGGCTGTCCGTTGGCGGCGGGAACACCTGAGCAGGTATGCCGTGATCCCGAGGTGATCAAAGCCTATCTGGGAGAGACCTGA